The Kribbella amoyensis genomic sequence CTGATCGGCCGGCCGGGTCGGCACCGGCCCGGGCGAGCGACGAGGGACCCCCGATGCGGCCACCCCGGGGGTACGGTTCTGGCCATGGTGGTGGGGCGGGACAGTGAGCGGGAGCGGGTGGCCGCGGTACTGGGTGCCGCGCGGGGTGGGCGGAGCGGGGCGCTGGTGGTCTCGGGTGAGGTCGGGGCCGGGAAGTCCACGGTGCTGGAATTCGCGGTCGGGGCGGCGGAGGGGATGGTGGTGCTGTCCGCCGCGGGGACCGAGTCCGAGGCGGAGATCCCGTACGGCGCGTTGCATCTGCTGCTGCATCGGTATCTGGACCGGCTGGACGCTGTCCCCAGGCCGCAGGCGGCCGCGTTGCGGGCGGCGTTCGGGCTGGCCGAGCCTGGGGCCGGATCCGGCGACCGGTTCCTGGTCGGCGCGGCGACGTTGAGCCTGCTGGCGGAGCTGGCCGGGGAGCAGCCGCTGGTGTGCGTGATCGACGACGCGCAGTGGCTCGACCAGGCCTCGGCCGACGCGCTGTACTTCGCCGCGCGCCGGCTCGGTGCGGATCCGATCGCGATGCTGTTCGCGGTGCGCGACGAGGGTGACCCGGTTCCGGCCGGGATCGAGACCGTCCGGCTGCCCGCGTTGAGTCCGGCCGAGGCCGAGCAGCTGCTGACCGAGACGGCGCCGGACCTCGCCGTACCGGTCCGGAATCGCGTCCTGGCCGAAGCCGCCGGGAATCCGTTGGCCATCGTCGAACTCGGTGCGGCGACCGGCCAGGATCGTCCGCCTGCCGATGACCAGGTCGCTCCCCTGCGCGTGGCCGGCCGGGTCCAGGGCGTCTTCCGGGCTCAGCTCGGCCAACTGCCGGCGGCCACCCGGCTGGTGATGGCCGTTGCCGCGGCCGACCAGTCGGTGGGCCTCGACACGACCCTGCGCGCCGCGGCCGAGCTCGGTACGGCGGTGGGCGATCTGGAGCCGGCCGAGCAGGCGCGACTCGTCCAGGTCACCGGGAACGAGGTGCACTTCCGGCATCCGCTGGTCCGGTCGGTCGTGTACCAGGACACGCCGCATCACCAGCGGATCACGATCCACGCCGCGCTCGCCGCGGTCCTGACGGACCGGCGGGACGCGGATCGGCGGGCCTGGCATCGGGCCGCGGCGGCCACCGGGGCCGACGAGGAGATCGCCGAGGAACTGGAACGGGCGGCCCGCCGGGCCCAGGACCGCGGCGGCATGATGGCCGTGGCCGTGGCGTCCGAGCGGGCAGCCCGGCTCAGTACCGACGACCGGGCCCGGGCTCGCCGGATCGTCCAGGCCGCGCGGGCCGCGTACGACGCGGGCAGGCCGCAGTGGGCGAACGACCTCGCCCTGGAAGCCGCCGCCGGGACGGACGAGCCCGCGTTGGTTGCCGAGGCCACCTTCTTGCGGGCCCAGGTCGAGTACGAGTCGATGTCCCCCGAAGGCGACGCGAGACTCGCTCTGGAAGCCGCCGAGCTGGTCGCCAGGTCCGACCCGGAGCTCGCTGCTTCGATGCTGACCGAGGCGGTGTACGCCGCGCGCGACGCGGCAGCGCCCGACTTGCTGGCCCGCGGCGTCGGCCTGCTCGAACAGCTCGACCTCCCGGCGGACTCCGGCCATCGCCTGCTCGCTGCCGGGCTGATCGGCTGGAATCACCTGCTGGCCGGTGAGTCCCAGGTGGCGATTCCGCTGATGAGGTCGCTGGTCTCGGCCGCCGAGTCCGGCGCTCTGTCCGGCCATCTCGAAGGCCTCGGCGCCGGCTTCACCGGTCTGCTCGCCGGTCAGGACCAGGGTGCGCGCGCTCTGCTCGAAGCCGCGACCGCGGCCTTCCGGGCGGAGGGGGCGCTGACCTGGCTGACGTACGCGCTGGAGCCGCTCGCGATCGAGCAGTTGCTGCGGGGCGACTTCCACGGCGCCGAGGCGAGTGTGGCCGAAGGATCCGCGCTCGCTTCGGCGCTCGGGATGGCGATGCAGGCGGCGATCTTCGACGCGATCGCGATCTGGCTGGCCGCGCTGTTCGCCGACGAGAAACGGTGCCACGCGCTGGCGAGTACGACGGCGCCCGCGGCCAAGGCGCATCCGGCGATCACCGCGTTGGCGGAGTGGGGGCTCGCGATGCTCGACCTGGCCGCGGGGCGTAGCTCGGCCGCGTTCGACCGGCTCGACACGGTCTGCGGTGGACCGGCCAGGTACGACGTCGTGATCCGTGCGGTGCCGGACCACGTCGAGGCCGCGGTCCGGTCCGGGCGGCCGGAGGCGGGGCGACGGTACCTGGCCGGGTTCGACTTGTGGGCCGGCGCATCGGGGCAGCCGCACCTGCTCGCGCTGTCCCGGCGATGCCACGCGCTCCTCGATGCCGACGCGCGAGCCGAGGACCATTTCACGGCCGCACTCGACCTGCACGGCTCCCGCCGGTACGACGAGGCGCGCACCGAGCTGGCATACGGGGAATGGCTGCGACGACGTCGGCGGCGCGCAGACGCGAAGGACGTACTGATCCGCGCCCGCGACGGCTTCGAGCGGCTGGGCGCAACCGGCTGGGCGGCGAGGGCCCGGGCGGAGCTGGACATCCTCGGTGGTGCCGCGGCCCCGGCGGACGACGCGGATCTGCGCAGCCGGCTCACCCCGCAGGAGTTGCAGGTCGTCCGGCTCGCCGCGGCCGGGTACAGCAACCGGGAGATCGCCGCGCAGCTGTTCCTCAGCCCACGCACGATCGGGCATCACCTGTACCGCGCGTTCCCGAAGATCGGTATCTCCAAGCGGATCGAACTCACCCAGCTCGACCTCTGAAGCCACAGGGCGACTTACTCAGCGCCACGGCACCTCAGCGGACAAGTACAGCAGAATGACCGATGCGCCACTCCCTGGTCGCGCCCTAGCTTCGAGCTGTTGATGCCGCGGGGCTGCCCGAAGGGCTCGGGCAGTTGCAGACGCCGAGGAGCTGACCGATGCCGAGAGTCGTCGCGAACATGTCGATGTCGCTGGACGGATTCGTCGCCGACCCCTCCGACGGGGTGGGCCATGTCTTCGCCTGGCAGGCGGCCGGGACGGTCCCGATCCGGCTGCCCGACGGGACCGAGCAGGGCCTGGTCTCCGCCGCCAGCTCGGCGCACATCGGCAAGCTCTGGGAGGAAGTGAAGGTCCTCGTCGTCGGCCGCCGGACCTTCGACCTGTCCAAGGCGTGGCAGGGCGAACCGCCGCTCGGGCTGCCCACCGTCGTCGTCGCCCACCAGGTCCCCGAGGACTGGGCGAACGACGGCAAGCCGTTCACCTTCGTCACCGACGGCGTCGAGAGCGCGATCGACCGGGCGAAGGCCCTCGCCGGCGACGGCGTCATCGCGGTCAGCGGCGCCGATCTCACCCAGCAGTGCCTGAACGCTGGTCTGCTCGACGAGCTCAGCATCGACGTCGCGTCGGTCCTGCTCGGCGCGGGCATCCGCTACCTGGACAAGCTCACGGACACCCCGGTCAAGCTGGACGGACCCGAGGTCGTAGCGGGTGACGGCGTGACCCACCTGACGTACCAGGTGTCCGCCCTCACCGACCAGCCCAAGCTCGGCGGGTAGGTCAGCGGTACTCGGTGGGGAGGGTCCGGTCGAGCCAGGCCAGCTCGTTGTCGGAGACGTACCTGGACAGCGTCGCCTCCTGGGTCAGCGGCCACTCGTGAAAGGCCTCGACGCTCTGGACCAGGTCCTCGAGGCGCTCCGGCGTGGGATCCGCCAGGACGGTCCGCGCCTGGTCGACGAAGCCGTCGGGGAGTTCGTCGAGACCGGCGAGCGTCGGGAACAGGTACTTGTGACCCTGGAACAGCACGCGGTTGTAGGCCAGCAGCGCACGTCCCGCGGCCGACACCGCGTGCAGGACAGCATGCCGAAGCAGGTACTCCTCTCCCGAGGCGAAGGCCTGTTTGGCGAAGTAACCGGCCTGGAGCCGGACCACCGCGATGGCGGCGGCCATTCGCCGGTCCCACTCCTCCTCGCCGAGTTCGACGACAGCCTTCAGCAAGGGTTCGAGGTCCGCGCGGATCACGTCGTCGCGGGTCCAGGCGATCCGGGCGTTCGTGAACGCGGCCCGCATCGGCTCGTCACCGCGTTCGGTCCCGGCGGCCAGCAGTGCCAGAGTGACGACCTTGACGTCGACGTAGCCACCTTCGTACGTCGCGACCTCGCGCTCGACGTAGCTCACCCGGTCCTCGGCGCGCGCCTGCGCGAACACCTCGTCCGGCACGACCACGGTCACGTCGACATCCGAGTCCGGCCGCTCGGTGCCTCGGGCCACCGACCCGTCCAGCACCACGGCCAGCCACTCGGGCCGGACAGTACTGACGAACGCCGCGAGCGTGTCCTCGTGATGCCGCATCAGCTTGCCTCGCTCAGAGCGGCGTCGTACACCCAGCGTCCGTCCTCGCGAACGAAGTGGCTGTTCTCGTACTGGTCGCCCGCCTGGCCGTTCTCGGTGAAGTGGGCGCGGAACTCCACGGTCCCCGCGGTGTGGAACGGACCGCCGTCGGTGCTGCCCAGGATCTCCAGCCCGGTCCACTCGATCCGGTCGTCGAAGCGCAAACTCGGCGGCCGGTTCGGCGTTGACCACGACCGCAGCAGGTAGGCCTCGTCGCGGACGACGAACGCGCTGTACCGCGATCGCATCAACTGCTCCGCTGTCGCGGCCTCCTTCCGGCCTTGGTGCAACCCGCCACAGCAGTCGCCGTACGCGGCCCCCAGCCCGCACGGACACGCAGACGTGGCGGACAGCGGCGGTACCCGGCGAGCGGAACGTTTGGCCATCCCCCGATTGTGGCCGACAGCGTTCGCGCTGCCACCAGTGGTCCGGTCCCCCGCGTTTGTTGAGGTTTCGTTGCAGTGGGCCCCGATCGGTGTACAGCGACGAACCGGAACCGCATCCGGGTCGTCTCAGCCTGCGATCGAGGAGTTCGTTCGAGCTCGGCGTCGCGGTGACCATCGGGTGGGGATTCGGTGGGTCGCGACGTCTTCACGCCGCTGAAAATTCTGGGGGATTGTCATGACTGCCGTCCTGCTGTCGCCACCACGGGATCCCGGCCTGCCGGACGTGCTCTTGCCGAGGGCACTTCCGTTCTGGAGAAGGGCTTTGAAGCACCCACGGCTCATGCAGAGCCATCGGTTGGCGCTGCTCGTCCTGGTGGTCAACTTGGCGGTCCTCGTCGACGGTCTGGCGAATCACCAATGGACTGAAGTCAGCACTGTCGCACTGGTGGCTCAGGTCAATTTCGCGCTGGGAATTCTGGTGCGTCAGCAGCTCTTCGTGAATTTCCTTTCCCGGTTGGTGATGAGGGCACCGAGGACCTGGCCGCTGCGGCTGCGCTGGACCCTGGCGAAGGGGTACCACCTGGGTGGGTTGCACGTCGGCGGCGCGGTCTGCGGGACCTTCTGGTTCCTCGGCCTGACCGTCGTCGCGATCGGCGAGGTGGGTCCGGCGCTGCTGCTCGTGTACTGCGCCCAATCGCTCGTGCTGCTCGGGATCTTGGTGACGGCTCGCCCAAAGATGCGGGCCAAGCACCACGACCTGTTCGAGCGGGTGCACCGCTTCGGCGGGTGGGGCCTGTCCGTGCTCTTCTGGACCGGCGCCGTCCTGCTCGCGGACGAGCGGCGTGGTGGCGCGTCCCTCCTGACCGCGCTGGCGGGTACGCCGACGGTCTGGGTGCTCCTGACCACCACGGTCAGCTCGCTGGTGCCGTGGATGTTGCTGCGCCGGATCCCGATCGAAGTCACGCGACCCTCGTCGCACGTCGCGCTGGTCCGCAGCGCCCGGAGCCGCCCGATGGCGGGGTCGACCCGATCGGTCGCACGGCACCCGCTGAAGCAGTGGCACAGCTTCGCCGTGATCCCGACGCCGGGCGCGCCCGGATTCCGGATGGCGGTCTCCCGGGCCGGCGATTGGACCGGGGACTTCGTCGACAACCCGCCCACGCACCTCTGGGTCCGCGGCGTCGCCACCGCCGGCATGGCGAACTACGGCACCGTCTTCCACCGAGTCGTGTACGTGGTGACCGGCAGCGGGATCGGCCCCGTCCTCGCCCACGTCCTCGCGGCCCGGGTACCGCACAAGCTGGTCTGGGTGACCCGCGATCCGGTGAAGACGTACGGCCAGGACCTGGTCGACGAGATCCTCACCGCCCAGCCGGACACTCTCATCTGGGACACCGACGCCTACGGCAAACCCGACATGGTCAGGCTGGCCTACTCGGCGTACTCCTCGTCCGGTGCCGAAGCGGTCGTCTGCGTCTCGAACAAGAGGGTCACCTGGACCGTGGTCCACGGCCTGGAGCGCCTCGGCATCCCCGCCCTCGGCCCGATCTGGGACTCCTAGCCGATCGATCCGAGGTCTGCTGCCACGGCTGTGATCGTGGTTATCCTGGCGGAACTGGTCCTCGGTCTTGCCCATGGGGGGCGGCGACGAGGCTGCCGGAAGGCCGCGTGCATGAGCAAACCCGTCATTCTGACCGTCGACGACGACCCCGAGGTGTCGGCCGCGATCTCGCGTGATCTGCGCGAGCGGTACGGCACGGAGTACCTGGTCGTCCGGGCCACCTCGGGTGCGCAGGCGCTCGACGTCCTCACCAAGCTGGCGTTGCGTAACCAACCGGTGGCGCTGATCGCGACCGACCAGCGGATGCCCGGGATGACCGGGATCGAACTGCTGGCCGCGGCCCGCCGGCAGGCGCCGGACGCCAAGTACCTGCTGCTCACCGCGTACGCCGACACCGACGTCGCGATCAAGGCGATCAACGCCATCGGCCTCGACTACTACCTGGTCAAGCCGTGGGATCCGCCCGAGGAGCACCTGTACCCGGTGGTCGACGACCTGCTCGGCGACTGGCGGGACGCCCACCCCGAACACACCTCGGACATCCGGGTCGTCGGGCACCGGTGGTCCGATCGCAGCCATGAGGTGAAGACCTTCCTGGCCCGCAACCACGTGCCGTACCGCTGGTACGACACCGACCACGACACCGAGGCCCAGCGCCTTCGCGACCTGGCCGGCGCCGCGGATTCCGAGCTGCCGCTGGTCCTGGTTCCGGACGGAGAGACGCTGCGCTCCCCCAGTCCCGTCGAGCTCGCCTCCGCCCTCGGTCTGCGGACCACCGCACGGCAGCCGCTGTACGACGTCTGCATCGTCGGCGGCGGACCGGCCGGCCTGGCCGCGGGCGTGTACGCGGCCTCCGAGGGACTGAGCACGGTCATCGTCGAGCGCGAGGCACCCGGTGGTCAGGCCGGACAGAGTGCCGCGATCGAGAACTACCTCGGCTTCCCCAAGGGGCTGACCGGGTCCGACCTCGCCCGCCGAGCTGTCGCGCAGGCGTCCCGGTTCGGCGCGGAGATGGTGCTCGCGCGCTCGGTGACCGGCCTGCAGACCCGGGGACCCGTGCACGCCGTCCTGCTCGAGGGCTCGGGTGAGATCGAGGCCCGCGCCCTCATCATCGCGACCGGCGTCTCCTACCGCCGGCTCGAAGCGACCGGCCTCGCCGAGCTCACCGGCCGGGGCGTGTACTACGGCGCGACCGCGAGCGAGGCGAGCCAGTGCCAGGGCGACGACGTGTACGTGGTGGGTGCCGCGAACTCGGCCGGTCAGGCGGTCCTCAACCTGGCCCGGTTCGCCAAGCGCGTCGTGATGCTCGTCCGCGGCGCCACCCTGACCACCTCGATGTCGCAGTACCTGATCGACAAGATCGCGGCCGCGCCGAACATCGAGGTGCGCTGCCGGACCGAGGTGATCGGCTGCCGGGGCAACGGCCACCTGGAGGCGCTCACCCTGGCCGACCGGACCACCGGCGCGACCGAGGACGTCCAGACCAGCTGGCTGTTCGCGTACGTCGGCGCGGCGCCGCGGACCGACTGGGTGGGGACCGCAGTGGCCCGGGACGACCGCGGCTTCGTGGTCACCGGCCAGGACCTGCTCGGCGCGCAGTACACCGGGCACTGGTCCTTGCCGCGTCCACCTTTCGCGCTGGAGACGAGTACGCCGGGGGTCTTCGCGGCCGGCGACGTCCGGCTCGACTCGATGAAACGGGTCGCGTCCGCCGTCGGTGAGGGCGCGATGGCGATCTACCTGGTCCACCGCTACCTGGCCACGGTCTGATGGACGTCGCCGACCTGCGCGGGCTCGCCCTCTTCGACGGGCTCACCGACGACCAGCTGGCCGAGCTGCTGGCGGCCGGTACCGAGGTCCGGGTCGAACCAGGCGTCGACCTCTTCCACGAAGGCGATCCGGCCGACTTCTGGTGGGTCCTCGTCGACGGAGCACTCGCGCTGCGCCGCCACATCGGCCGCGAGGACGTGGTGGTCGGGCGGATGGACGTGCCGGGCCGGTGGGCGGGCGGGTTCCGCGCCTGGGACGAGCACGGTGTGTACCTCGCGACCGGGCAGGGCGTGGTCGAGGGCCGGATCCTCCGCGTCCCGGCCGAAGCCCTGCGCGAGCGGACGGACGCGTGGTTCCCGTTCGGCGGCCACCTGGTCAAGGGGCTGTACGGCACCGCGCGCTCGATCGAGGCGATGGCCCGGCAGCGCGAATCGCTGGTCACCCTCGGCAAGCTGGCCGCGGGCCTGGCCCACGAGATCAACAACCCGGCGGCCGCCGCGACCAGGTCGGTCAGCGCCCTCGACAAGGCCTGTACGACGTTGCTGTCGGCCCTGGGCCAGTTGGCGGACGGCCAGATCACCGCGGCGCAGTTCACCGCCCTCGACAAGCTCCGCCTGGAGCTCGAGCCCGGCGCCGGACTCGCGGACCCGCTCACGGCCGCGGACACCGAGCTCGACATCTCGTCCTGGCTGACCCGGCACGGCGTCGACCGCGACTGGGTGATCGCGCCCACGCTGGCCGCGGCCGGTGCCGACGTCGCCTGGTGCGAGCGGGCCGCGGACATGCTC encodes the following:
- a CDS encoding ATP-binding protein gives rise to the protein MVVGRDSERERVAAVLGAARGGRSGALVVSGEVGAGKSTVLEFAVGAAEGMVVLSAAGTESEAEIPYGALHLLLHRYLDRLDAVPRPQAAALRAAFGLAEPGAGSGDRFLVGAATLSLLAELAGEQPLVCVIDDAQWLDQASADALYFAARRLGADPIAMLFAVRDEGDPVPAGIETVRLPALSPAEAEQLLTETAPDLAVPVRNRVLAEAAGNPLAIVELGAATGQDRPPADDQVAPLRVAGRVQGVFRAQLGQLPAATRLVMAVAAADQSVGLDTTLRAAAELGTAVGDLEPAEQARLVQVTGNEVHFRHPLVRSVVYQDTPHHQRITIHAALAAVLTDRRDADRRAWHRAAAATGADEEIAEELERAARRAQDRGGMMAVAVASERAARLSTDDRARARRIVQAARAAYDAGRPQWANDLALEAAAGTDEPALVAEATFLRAQVEYESMSPEGDARLALEAAELVARSDPELAASMLTEAVYAARDAAAPDLLARGVGLLEQLDLPADSGHRLLAAGLIGWNHLLAGESQVAIPLMRSLVSAAESGALSGHLEGLGAGFTGLLAGQDQGARALLEAATAAFRAEGALTWLTYALEPLAIEQLLRGDFHGAEASVAEGSALASALGMAMQAAIFDAIAIWLAALFADEKRCHALASTTAPAAKAHPAITALAEWGLAMLDLAAGRSSAAFDRLDTVCGGPARYDVVIRAVPDHVEAAVRSGRPEAGRRYLAGFDLWAGASGQPHLLALSRRCHALLDADARAEDHFTAALDLHGSRRYDEARTELAYGEWLRRRRRRADAKDVLIRARDGFERLGATGWAARARAELDILGGAAAPADDADLRSRLTPQELQVVRLAAAGYSNREIAAQLFLSPRTIGHHLYRAFPKIGISKRIELTQLDL
- a CDS encoding dihydrofolate reductase family protein, with translation MPRVVANMSMSLDGFVADPSDGVGHVFAWQAAGTVPIRLPDGTEQGLVSAASSAHIGKLWEEVKVLVVGRRTFDLSKAWQGEPPLGLPTVVVAHQVPEDWANDGKPFTFVTDGVESAIDRAKALAGDGVIAVSGADLTQQCLNAGLLDELSIDVASVLLGAGIRYLDKLTDTPVKLDGPEVVAGDGVTHLTYQVSALTDQPKLGG
- a CDS encoding nucleotidyltransferase domain-containing protein, coding for MRHHEDTLAAFVSTVRPEWLAVVLDGSVARGTERPDSDVDVTVVVPDEVFAQARAEDRVSYVEREVATYEGGYVDVKVVTLALLAAGTERGDEPMRAAFTNARIAWTRDDVIRADLEPLLKAVVELGEEEWDRRMAAAIAVVRLQAGYFAKQAFASGEEYLLRHAVLHAVSAAGRALLAYNRVLFQGHKYLFPTLAGLDELPDGFVDQARTVLADPTPERLEDLVQSVEAFHEWPLTQEATLSRYVSDNELAWLDRTLPTEYR
- a CDS encoding YchJ family protein gives rise to the protein MAKRSARRVPPLSATSACPCGLGAAYGDCCGGLHQGRKEAATAEQLMRSRYSAFVVRDEAYLLRSWSTPNRPPSLRFDDRIEWTGLEILGSTDGGPFHTAGTVEFRAHFTENGQAGDQYENSHFVREDGRWVYDAALSEAS
- a CDS encoding FAD-dependent oxidoreductase; amino-acid sequence: MSKPVILTVDDDPEVSAAISRDLRERYGTEYLVVRATSGAQALDVLTKLALRNQPVALIATDQRMPGMTGIELLAAARRQAPDAKYLLLTAYADTDVAIKAINAIGLDYYLVKPWDPPEEHLYPVVDDLLGDWRDAHPEHTSDIRVVGHRWSDRSHEVKTFLARNHVPYRWYDTDHDTEAQRLRDLAGAADSELPLVLVPDGETLRSPSPVELASALGLRTTARQPLYDVCIVGGGPAGLAAGVYAASEGLSTVIVEREAPGGQAGQSAAIENYLGFPKGLTGSDLARRAVAQASRFGAEMVLARSVTGLQTRGPVHAVLLEGSGEIEARALIIATGVSYRRLEATGLAELTGRGVYYGATASEASQCQGDDVYVVGAANSAGQAVLNLARFAKRVVMLVRGATLTTSMSQYLIDKIAAAPNIEVRCRTEVIGCRGNGHLEALTLADRTTGATEDVQTSWLFAYVGAAPRTDWVGTAVARDDRGFVVTGQDLLGAQYTGHWSLPRPPFALETSTPGVFAAGDVRLDSMKRVASAVGEGAMAIYLVHRYLATV
- a CDS encoding sensor histidine kinase, coding for MDVADLRGLALFDGLTDDQLAELLAAGTEVRVEPGVDLFHEGDPADFWWVLVDGALALRRHIGREDVVVGRMDVPGRWAGGFRAWDEHGVYLATGQGVVEGRILRVPAEALRERTDAWFPFGGHLVKGLYGTARSIEAMARQRESLVTLGKLAAGLAHEINNPAAAATRSVSALDKACTTLLSALGQLADGQITAAQFTALDKLRLELEPGAGLADPLTAADTELDISSWLTRHGVDRDWVIAPTLAAAGADVAWCERAADMLGDAALEPGLEWVASTLSAATLLGEVKEATRRISDLVTAVRSYSQMDRGSLQEVDVTDGIESTLVMLGHKLRGGVEVIRSYATDAPRIEAYAGELNQVWTNLIDNAVDAMDGTGVLRISTRAEGEQLVVEIGDTGPGMPAEVAARAFEAFYTTKEAGKGTGLGLDIARRIVEQDHGGSITIDSRPGDTVFRVALPLRPSR